One window of Pseudomonas sp. ML2-2023-3 genomic DNA carries:
- a CDS encoding aldehyde dehydrogenase, with translation MANTRSDWEQRFQSLTLEGRAFIDGQYRPALSGETFECMSPVDGRFLANVASTDEADANAAVIVARKAFESGVWARLAPAERKRILIRFSDLILANQEELALLETLDMGKPISDSMTIDIPATANAIRWNAEAIDKIYDEVAPTPHDQLGLITREPAGVVAAIVPWNFPLIMASWKFAPALAAGNSFILKPSEKSPLTAIRIAQLALDAGIPKGVFNVLPGFGHTVGKALALHMDVDVLAFTGSTAIAKQLLIYSGQSNMKRVWLEAGGKSPNVVFADAPDLPAAAQAAASAIAFNQGEVCTAGSRLLVERSIREQFIPLLVQAMQAWKPGHALDPATTVGAVVDQRQMEAVLRYIQIGKDQGARLLTGGNRTLEDTGGLYVEPAIFDGVTNAMTIAREEIFGSVLSLITFDTEQEALAIANDCIYGLAAGVWTSNLSKAHTFARGLRAGSVWVNQYDGGDMTAPFGGFKQSGNGRDKSLHAFDKYTELKATWIKL, from the coding sequence ATGGCAAACACTCGCAGTGACTGGGAGCAACGCTTTCAGTCTTTGACACTAGAAGGCCGGGCATTCATTGATGGTCAATACCGTCCGGCACTCAGCGGCGAAACCTTCGAATGCATGAGCCCGGTGGACGGTCGCTTTCTGGCGAACGTCGCCAGCACCGACGAAGCCGACGCCAATGCGGCGGTGATCGTTGCTCGCAAGGCGTTTGAATCCGGCGTCTGGGCCAGGCTCGCCCCGGCTGAGCGCAAGCGCATCCTGATTCGTTTTTCCGATTTGATTCTGGCAAACCAGGAAGAACTGGCGCTGCTGGAAACCCTGGACATGGGCAAGCCCATCAGCGACTCCATGACCATCGATATCCCGGCGACCGCCAACGCGATTCGCTGGAACGCCGAAGCCATCGACAAAATCTACGACGAAGTCGCGCCTACCCCCCACGATCAACTGGGCCTCATCACCCGTGAACCTGCTGGTGTTGTGGCAGCCATCGTGCCGTGGAATTTCCCGCTGATCATGGCCAGCTGGAAGTTCGCCCCGGCCTTGGCGGCAGGCAACTCGTTCATCCTCAAGCCTTCGGAGAAATCGCCACTGACGGCGATCCGCATCGCGCAACTGGCACTGGACGCCGGTATCCCGAAAGGGGTGTTCAACGTCCTGCCGGGCTTCGGGCACACCGTCGGCAAAGCGCTTGCGTTGCACATGGATGTCGACGTCCTGGCCTTCACCGGCTCGACAGCCATTGCCAAGCAACTCCTGATCTACTCGGGCCAGAGCAACATGAAGCGGGTGTGGCTCGAGGCGGGCGGCAAGAGCCCTAACGTGGTGTTTGCCGACGCGCCGGATTTGCCCGCCGCCGCGCAAGCAGCCGCCAGCGCCATTGCCTTTAACCAGGGCGAAGTCTGCACCGCAGGTTCGCGCCTGCTGGTGGAACGCTCGATTCGCGAGCAGTTCATTCCCCTGCTGGTCCAGGCCATGCAAGCCTGGAAACCGGGCCATGCCCTGGACCCGGCAACCACCGTGGGTGCCGTCGTCGATCAGCGCCAAATGGAAGCGGTCCTGCGCTACATCCAGATCGGCAAGGACCAGGGCGCACGCCTGCTCACAGGCGGCAATCGTACCCTCGAAGACACCGGGGGCCTGTACGTGGAACCGGCCATCTTCGACGGTGTGACCAACGCCATGACCATCGCCCGTGAAGAGATCTTCGGTTCGGTGCTGTCGCTTATCACCTTCGACACCGAGCAAGAAGCGCTGGCGATAGCCAATGACTGCATCTACGGCCTGGCCGCAGGCGTATGGACCAGCAACCTGAGCAAGGCCCACACCTTTGCTCGCGGTTTGCGCGCCGGCAGCGTATGGGTCAACCAGTACGACGGCGGCGACATGACTGCGCCGTTTGGCGGGTTCAAGCAGTCGGGTAACGGTCGGGACAAATCCCTGCATGCGTTCGACAAATACACCGAGCTCAAGGCCACCTGGATCAAGCTCTGA
- a CDS encoding FAD-binding oxidoreductase, translated as MKQTHINSYYAATRNHTGDFPTLEELVECDVCVIGAGYTGLSSALFLAEAGYSVTVLEAAKVGFGASGRNGGQLVNSYSRDVDVIEARYGDKTAEVLGSMIFEGADIIRQRIQHYDIQCDYRPGGIFAALNKKQLKGLTEQKNSWERYGNQNLTLLDAHDIKREVGCDNYVGGLLDMQGGHIHPLNLALGEASAIIGLGGKIFEQSAAVEITYGEPITVRTAKGVVRAKYLLIAGNAYLPQNLDSRVTSKSMPCGSQIVVTEPLAENVARSLITHNYCVEDCNYLLDYYRLTADNRLLYGGGVVYGAREPDDIEQLIRPKILKTFPQLKDVKIDYRWTGNFLLTMSRMPQFGRIEKNAYYMQGYSGHGVTCSHLAGKLISEMIRGDAERFDAFASLPHMPMLGGRTFQVPLTAMGAAYYAMRDRFGI; from the coding sequence ATGAAACAGACACACATCAACAGCTACTACGCCGCGACCCGCAACCACACGGGCGACTTCCCGACGCTTGAAGAGCTGGTGGAATGCGATGTCTGCGTGATCGGCGCGGGCTACACCGGCCTGTCTTCAGCCCTGTTCCTCGCCGAGGCAGGCTACAGCGTCACCGTGCTCGAAGCCGCCAAAGTCGGCTTCGGGGCCAGCGGTCGCAACGGCGGTCAACTGGTCAACTCCTACAGCCGCGACGTGGACGTCATCGAAGCTCGCTACGGCGACAAGACTGCCGAAGTGCTTGGCAGCATGATTTTTGAAGGCGCCGACATCATCCGTCAGCGCATCCAGCACTACGACATCCAGTGCGATTACCGTCCCGGCGGGATCTTTGCGGCGCTGAACAAAAAGCAGCTCAAAGGCCTGACCGAGCAAAAAAACAGCTGGGAACGCTACGGCAACCAAAATCTGACACTGCTCGATGCACACGACATCAAGCGTGAAGTGGGTTGCGACAACTACGTGGGCGGCCTGCTGGATATGCAGGGCGGACACATCCACCCGCTGAACCTGGCACTCGGCGAAGCGTCGGCAATCATCGGCCTGGGCGGCAAGATCTTCGAGCAGTCGGCTGCCGTGGAAATCACTTACGGCGAGCCGATCACCGTGCGCACCGCCAAAGGGGTGGTTCGGGCCAAGTACCTGCTGATCGCGGGCAACGCCTACCTGCCGCAGAACCTGGACAGTCGCGTGACCAGCAAAAGCATGCCCTGCGGTTCGCAAATTGTCGTGACAGAGCCGCTGGCGGAAAACGTCGCCCGTAGCCTGATCACCCACAACTACTGTGTTGAAGACTGCAACTACCTGCTCGACTACTACCGCCTGACGGCCGACAACCGCCTGTTGTACGGCGGCGGTGTGGTCTACGGTGCCCGCGAGCCGGACGACATCGAGCAACTGATCAGGCCGAAAATCCTCAAGACCTTCCCGCAATTGAAGGACGTGAAGATCGATTACCGCTGGACCGGCAACTTCCTGCTGACCATGTCACGCATGCCGCAATTCGGGCGTATCGAGAAAAACGCCTACTACATGCAAGGCTACAGCGGTCACGGCGTCACCTGCTCGCACCTGGCGGGCAAACTGATTTCTGAAATGATCCGCGGCGACGCCGAGCGTTTCGATGCGTTTGCCTCGTTGCCGCACATGCCCATGCTCGGTGGCCGGACCTTCCAGGTCCCGCTGACTGCCATGGGCGCTGCGTACTACGCAATGCGCGACCGTTTCGGGATCTAG
- a CDS encoding cupin domain-containing protein yields MDTGSRLKLVRESYKMSQRELARRSGVTNATISLIEQNRVSPSVSSLKKLLEGIPMSLADFFTFDQPPREHQYVFRANEQPDLGRDGLRLLLIGASVPGRQMRLLREQYAPGASSGEEPIVHAEGEECGLVARGTVELTVDGQISILNAGDGYYFPTTLPHRFRNIGADEAEIISANTPANF; encoded by the coding sequence ATGGACACGGGCTCACGACTCAAATTAGTACGCGAAAGCTACAAAATGTCCCAGCGCGAGCTGGCCCGGCGTAGCGGCGTCACCAATGCCACCATTTCCCTGATCGAACAGAATCGCGTCAGTCCTTCTGTCAGCTCCCTTAAAAAGTTGCTGGAAGGCATCCCCATGTCTCTGGCCGACTTTTTCACCTTCGACCAGCCCCCCCGCGAACACCAATACGTCTTCCGCGCCAATGAACAGCCGGACCTGGGGCGTGATGGCTTGCGCTTGCTGCTGATAGGCGCTTCGGTGCCGGGTCGGCAAATGCGGTTATTGCGCGAGCAATACGCGCCGGGCGCAAGCTCCGGGGAAGAGCCGATCGTGCACGCTGAAGGGGAAGAATGCGGGCTGGTTGCCCGCGGCACGGTAGAACTCACCGTGGACGGGCAAATCAGCATATTGAATGCCGGGGACGGCTATTACTTCCCGACCACCCTGCCCCACCGTTTTCGCAATATTGGCGCGGATGAGGCAGAGATCATCAGCGCCAACACACCGGCCAACTTCTGA
- a CDS encoding aldo/keto reductase, with the protein MSDIQYRNLGRNGVKVSPITLGTMMFGGQTPDDVARRITDRAFEQGINSIDTANGYNGGASEEVVGRLIGERRQQWVLATKFVNPDPGGSGPNNSGASRQNVIASAEASLKRLNTDYIDLFYLHREDHDTPVDETLRALDDLIRAGKIRGYGLSNHRGWKLAEFSRSADLLGIQRPSVSQPLYNLANRQIEVEHLPAAEHYGIGVISYSPLARGVLTGKYDPDQAPGQDTRAGRNDPRLQQTEWRPESLNLAQRIREYAEGQGITAGQFALSWVLNNALITSAIAGPRTEQQWEDYVPALNYRFTAQDEAFINDLVVTGHSSTPGYNDPSHPFFGRRSRV; encoded by the coding sequence ATGAGCGACATTCAGTACCGCAACCTGGGCCGCAACGGTGTGAAGGTTTCGCCCATCACCCTGGGCACCATGATGTTCGGCGGGCAGACCCCGGACGACGTCGCCCGGCGTATCACCGACCGCGCGTTTGAGCAGGGCATCAACTCCATCGACACCGCCAATGGCTACAACGGGGGGGCTTCGGAAGAGGTGGTCGGTCGCTTGATCGGCGAGCGCCGTCAGCAATGGGTGCTGGCGACCAAGTTCGTCAATCCCGACCCGGGCGGTAGCGGGCCGAACAACAGTGGCGCCTCGCGCCAGAACGTCATCGCTTCGGCCGAAGCCAGCCTCAAGCGTCTGAACACCGACTATATCGACCTGTTTTACCTGCACCGCGAAGACCATGACACGCCGGTGGACGAAACGCTTCGAGCCCTTGATGACTTGATCCGGGCGGGCAAGATTCGCGGTTACGGGCTGTCCAACCACCGGGGCTGGAAGCTGGCCGAATTCAGCCGCAGCGCTGACCTGCTGGGCATCCAGCGGCCGAGCGTGAGCCAGCCGCTGTACAACCTGGCCAACCGCCAGATCGAAGTCGAGCACCTGCCTGCGGCCGAGCATTACGGCATTGGCGTGATCTCTTACAGCCCGTTGGCCCGTGGCGTGCTGACGGGCAAATACGACCCTGATCAGGCGCCGGGCCAGGACACCCGCGCCGGGCGTAACGACCCGCGCCTGCAGCAGACCGAGTGGCGCCCCGAGTCTCTGAACCTGGCCCAGCGCATACGTGAATACGCCGAGGGGCAAGGCATCACTGCAGGCCAGTTCGCCCTTTCATGGGTGCTGAACAACGCCCTGATCACCTCGGCCATTGCCGGTCCGCGTACCGAACAGCAATGGGAAGACTACGTACCGGCGCTGAACTACAGGTTCACTGCGCAGGACGAAGCGTTTATCAATGATCTGGTGGTGACGGGGCACTCATCGACACCGGGCTACAACGACCCGAGCCATCCATTTTTTGGGCGCCGGTCGCGGGTGTAA
- a CDS encoding XRE family transcriptional regulator, translating into MNIPTGFLDSSGSVPFSLPERDQQGDDPIAKRISLNLRRLRDKRQLTLEGLAHASGVRRAMIAQIEAGSSFPSVKVLCKVAGALQVSIAEFLDPGTVIRRALPPEHGEPAVAFHELRLSPQARKTLPGYPHSEQINLVVAQGTLELTLNDELIVLNTGDSILFSTEQPHTCHNPRDSEAVAYLVTSPAQVQE; encoded by the coding sequence ATGAATATCCCAACCGGCTTTCTCGACAGCAGCGGCAGTGTTCCCTTCAGCCTGCCCGAGCGCGATCAACAGGGCGACGACCCTATCGCCAAACGTATCAGCCTCAACCTGCGGCGCCTGCGCGACAAGCGCCAGCTGACCCTGGAAGGGCTGGCCCATGCCAGCGGCGTGAGGCGGGCGATGATCGCGCAGATAGAAGCAGGCAGCAGTTTTCCCTCGGTCAAAGTGCTGTGCAAGGTGGCAGGCGCGCTTCAGGTGTCGATCGCCGAATTTCTCGACCCCGGCACCGTTATCCGCCGCGCCTTGCCCCCCGAGCACGGTGAACCGGCGGTGGCGTTCCATGAGCTGCGCCTGAGCCCCCAGGCCAGGAAAACTCTGCCCGGCTACCCCCACAGCGAGCAAATAAACCTGGTGGTCGCCCAAGGCACTTTAGAGCTGACCCTCAATGACGAACTCATCGTCCTGAACACTGGCGACTCAATCCTGTTCAGCACCGAACAGCCCCACACCTGCCACAACCCGAGAGACAGCGAAGCCGTCGCCTATCTGGTGACCAGCCCTGCGCAAGTGCAGGAATAG
- a CDS encoding LLM class flavin-dependent oxidoreductase has product MSRQLSPLDFPESPLSRAFEQPLFLGLFLPVQSGGWSPSALPRSTTWTFDYNRQLTLRAEALGFDLVFALAEWLGKGGYGGDIRYHDESLDAFITQAALASVTERILLISTLHVLYGPWHPLHLAKFGATLDHISKGRWGLNLVTGHRHCEHRRFGQAPIEHDQRYRQADEFIRVVQELWHSQENVDFSGDHYKLEEAYVSVKPSFGRPVLVNATGSPAGIDFAARHSDIVFTTSPGSAEIESALDKLPEHLQRIKHAAHGYGRQVRTLINPLVICRDSDAEAWEVHAAITAAGDPGALEGHAREASDAHAWRGHQPAERYVGGNIQLVGSPETVVRDIIRLKEAGIDGLQLSFFDFAPDLEQFGERVLPLLRQAGLRR; this is encoded by the coding sequence TTGTCACGTCAGCTATCCCCACTGGATTTCCCTGAAAGCCCGCTGTCCCGCGCCTTCGAGCAACCGCTGTTTCTGGGCCTGTTCCTGCCTGTGCAATCGGGCGGCTGGAGCCCATCGGCGCTGCCTCGCAGCACCACCTGGACCTTCGACTACAACCGCCAGTTGACCCTGCGCGCCGAAGCGCTGGGCTTCGATCTGGTGTTCGCCCTGGCCGAATGGCTGGGCAAGGGCGGCTACGGTGGCGATATCCGCTACCACGACGAGTCCCTGGATGCCTTCATCACCCAGGCGGCACTGGCGTCGGTGACAGAGCGGATCTTGCTGATTTCCACCCTGCACGTGCTCTACGGCCCCTGGCATCCGCTGCATCTGGCCAAGTTCGGCGCCACCCTGGATCACATCAGCAAAGGCCGCTGGGGCCTGAACCTGGTCACTGGCCATCGCCACTGCGAGCACAGGCGCTTTGGGCAGGCGCCCATCGAGCATGATCAGCGTTACCGCCAGGCCGACGAATTTATCCGCGTGGTGCAGGAGCTGTGGCACAGCCAGGAAAACGTCGATTTCAGCGGCGATCATTACAAACTCGAAGAGGCCTATGTCAGCGTCAAACCGTCCTTTGGCCGCCCGGTACTGGTCAACGCCACCGGCTCACCCGCAGGCATCGACTTTGCCGCCCGCCACTCCGACATCGTGTTTACCACCAGCCCCGGCAGTGCCGAAATCGAAAGCGCGCTGGACAAGCTGCCCGAGCATTTGCAGCGGATCAAACACGCTGCCCACGGCTATGGCCGTCAGGTGCGCACCCTGATCAACCCGCTGGTGATTTGCCGCGACAGCGATGCCGAAGCCTGGGAGGTCCACGCCGCCATCACCGCCGCAGGCGACCCCGGTGCGCTGGAGGGTCATGCCCGCGAAGCCAGCGATGCCCATGCCTGGCGCGGCCACCAACCGGCAGAGCGTTACGTGGGCGGCAATATCCAGCTGGTCGGCAGCCCCGAGACCGTGGTGCGCGACATCATCCGCCTGAAAGAGGCCGGTATCGACGGCCTGCAACTGAGTTTCTTCGATTTCGCCCCCGACCTTGAACAGTTTGGCGAGCGCGTTTTGCCGCTTTTGCGCCAGGCCGGCTTACGCCGCTAA
- a CDS encoding ABC transporter substrate-binding protein produces the protein MPFTRRQFVVGLSALSALGASIPFLPSALADATGEAVSGRRVFNLLINPEPPSLSSFNTTAGTSVTASSKVLEGLLTYDENLNARPALATAWEAAPDGLSYRFTLREGVKWHDGEPFTSADVAFSLDLIKRFHPRGSSTFANLERVDTPDDHTAIVHLSKPAPYLVRGFAGGETPIVPKHLYASGDPLSNLHNNAPVGTGPFRFKRWERGSFIEYERNPQYWDPAATVVDTLILKVIPDGAARMAAFENGTLDAGGQSPVPLSELDRLTKSGRLKATTRGYRYTITPTILEFNLDHPLLSRLEVRQAIAHALDREVIRKVVYYGYAEASYSPIPKSFANYVYEGPNPYPFDTEAANALLDKAGLEKKGPWRFSLTLDPLPYGDSYSRTATYVRSALARIGIEVKLRAQDFPTYIKRIYTDRDFDFAVVGMGTLYDPTVGVQRLYWSKNFRKGVPFSNGTHYNNPEVDRLLESAAVETDEQKRGDLFKAFQKIVIEEVPSITLVMQQQVSVYNTRVSGFEDDANGLDSSLTNISLAAAGGEHA, from the coding sequence ATGCCCTTTACCCGTCGTCAATTTGTTGTTGGCCTGTCTGCCCTGTCCGCACTCGGCGCCAGCATTCCGTTCCTGCCCTCAGCCCTGGCCGACGCGACGGGCGAAGCCGTCAGCGGGCGGCGGGTGTTCAACCTGTTGATCAACCCCGAACCACCGTCGCTGAGTTCGTTCAATACCACAGCGGGCACCAGTGTCACGGCCAGCAGCAAGGTGCTGGAGGGCTTGCTCACCTATGACGAAAACCTCAACGCCCGCCCTGCACTGGCGACCGCCTGGGAGGCTGCACCCGATGGCCTGAGCTACCGCTTCACCCTGCGCGAAGGGGTCAAGTGGCATGACGGCGAGCCCTTCACCTCGGCTGACGTGGCCTTCTCCCTGGACCTGATCAAGCGCTTCCACCCCCGAGGCTCCAGCACCTTCGCCAACCTTGAGCGAGTCGACACCCCCGACGACCACACCGCCATCGTCCACTTGAGCAAGCCTGCGCCGTACCTGGTTCGCGGCTTTGCCGGAGGTGAAACGCCCATCGTGCCCAAGCACCTGTATGCCTCGGGCGACCCATTGAGCAACCTGCACAACAATGCCCCGGTGGGCACCGGCCCCTTCCGCTTCAAACGCTGGGAACGTGGCAGCTTTATCGAATACGAACGCAACCCGCAGTACTGGGATCCGGCGGCAACCGTGGTCGACACCCTGATCCTCAAAGTCATCCCGGACGGCGCCGCCCGCATGGCCGCGTTCGAAAACGGCACGCTGGATGCCGGCGGGCAAAGTCCGGTGCCCCTCAGCGAGCTTGACCGTCTGACCAAATCTGGCCGATTGAAGGCCACAACCCGGGGCTACCGCTACACCATTACCCCGACCATTCTTGAGTTCAACCTTGACCACCCGCTGCTGTCACGCCTCGAAGTCCGCCAGGCGATTGCCCATGCCCTGGACCGCGAAGTCATCCGCAAAGTGGTGTACTACGGCTACGCCGAAGCCAGCTATTCGCCCATTCCCAAAAGCTTTGCCAACTACGTCTACGAAGGCCCCAACCCGTACCCCTTCGACACAGAGGCTGCCAACGCGCTGCTGGACAAGGCGGGGCTAGAGAAAAAAGGCCCCTGGCGTTTCAGCCTGACCCTCGACCCGCTGCCCTATGGCGACAGCTACAGCCGCACCGCCACCTATGTGCGCAGCGCACTGGCACGCATTGGCATCGAAGTGAAGCTGCGCGCCCAGGACTTCCCCACCTACATCAAGCGGATCTACACCGACCGCGACTTTGATTTCGCGGTGGTCGGCATGGGCACCCTGTACGACCCCACCGTCGGTGTTCAACGCCTGTACTGGTCGAAGAACTTTCGCAAGGGCGTGCCCTTCTCCAACGGCACCCACTACAACAACCCCGAGGTGGACCGCCTGCTGGAAAGCGCCGCCGTGGAGACCGACGAGCAAAAACGCGGCGATCTGTTCAAGGCATTCCAGAAAATCGTGATCGAAGAAGTGCCTTCCATCACCCTGGTGATGCAGCAACAGGTCTCGGTCTACAACACGCGGGTCAGCGGCTTCGAAGACGACGCCAACGGCCTGGACAGCAGCCTGACCAATATCAGCCTGGCCGCCGCAGGTGGCGAGCATGCTTGA
- a CDS encoding ABC transporter permease, producing the protein MLERRRMWRLSRRTLWQAIPTVIGILVLNFLLLRLIPGDAVDVLAGESGGASAETLIQWRSHFGLDLSLVDQLQRYLGQLAHLDLGLSPRFNLPVSQLVLDRLPNTLLLMVGALGLALAIGIAAGTVMATWVGRWPDRVLSLAVLLLYSTPGFWIGLMAVLLFSVKLGWLPSNGFQTLGLNLNGPAWLLDRLQHAVLPVLALATFYIALYARLTRAAMLEVQRQDYVRTARAKGLAPWRVVSRHVLRNALLPVSTLAGLHFAALLGGAAVTETLFGWPGLGRLTLEAVMSRDYNLLLGILLLSSMLVVVINIAVDLLQAWLDPRIQAD; encoded by the coding sequence ATGCTTGAACGGCGCAGAATGTGGCGCCTGTCGAGGCGCACCTTGTGGCAAGCCATCCCCACCGTGATCGGCATCCTGGTACTTAATTTTCTGCTGCTGCGGCTGATCCCCGGCGACGCGGTAGACGTGCTGGCCGGTGAATCCGGGGGCGCCAGCGCCGAGACGCTGATCCAGTGGCGCAGCCATTTCGGCCTGGACTTGAGCCTGGTGGACCAACTGCAGCGCTACCTCGGCCAACTGGCCCATCTGGACCTGGGCCTGTCGCCACGCTTCAACCTGCCGGTCAGCCAACTGGTGCTGGACCGACTGCCCAACACCCTGCTGCTGATGGTCGGCGCACTGGGGCTGGCACTGGCCATCGGGATTGCTGCCGGAACCGTCATGGCGACCTGGGTCGGGCGCTGGCCTGACCGCGTGTTGTCACTGGCGGTGTTGCTGCTCTACTCCACGCCGGGATTCTGGATCGGCCTCATGGCGGTGTTGCTGTTCTCGGTCAAACTGGGCTGGCTGCCCAGCAACGGTTTCCAGACCCTGGGCCTGAACCTCAATGGCCCGGCCTGGCTGCTCGACCGGCTGCAACACGCCGTGCTGCCCGTACTGGCCCTGGCCACGTTTTATATCGCCCTGTATGCCCGACTGACCCGCGCCGCGATGCTTGAAGTGCAACGCCAGGACTATGTGCGCACCGCTCGCGCCAAGGGGCTCGCGCCCTGGCGAGTGGTGTCGCGGCACGTGCTGCGCAATGCCCTGCTGCCCGTATCGACCCTGGCCGGGCTGCATTTTGCCGCCCTGCTCGGTGGCGCGGCCGTCACCGAAACCCTGTTCGGCTGGCCGGGCCTGGGCCGCCTCACCCTGGAGGCGGTGATGTCCCGCGACTACAACCTGCTGCTGGGCATCCTGCTGCTGTCATCGATGCTGGTCGTGGTGATCAACATCGCCGTTGACCTGCTGCAAGCCTGGCTCGACCCCCGTATCCAGGCCGACTGA
- a CDS encoding ABC transporter permease: MTTAVLQSAPTGYSESVWTALLRNPSALIGATMLALVLTLALLAGTLYPGDPLDMVAMPMLWPGDDPGYVLGSDSLGRDVAAGIAHGARGSLLIAASATLISVLIGGLVGALAGYHGGKLGDVLMRICEVFQTVPSFLLVIVIVAIGNPTLGIIALAIGISSWPTVARLVRAEFRTLREADFVTAARSLGFSNSSIILREILPNALAPLVVTTSILIAQAILVEAGLAFLGMSDPNQASWGAMLGSGREQIASGWYLTALPGLAIIFVVLALNLLGDGLNDALNPRLRRYIP; encoded by the coding sequence ATGACCACTGCCGTGCTGCAAAGCGCCCCGACCGGCTACAGCGAAAGCGTCTGGACGGCCCTGTTGCGTAACCCTTCGGCACTGATCGGCGCGACGATGCTGGCGCTGGTACTCACCCTGGCGCTGTTGGCCGGAACGCTCTATCCCGGTGATCCGCTGGACATGGTGGCCATGCCGATGCTCTGGCCCGGCGACGACCCGGGCTACGTTCTGGGCAGCGACTCACTGGGCCGCGACGTGGCTGCCGGCATCGCCCACGGCGCCCGGGGCTCCTTATTGATTGCCGCCAGCGCCACCCTCATCAGCGTATTGATCGGCGGGCTGGTCGGTGCCTTGGCCGGCTACCACGGCGGCAAGCTGGGGGATGTGCTGATGCGCATCTGCGAAGTGTTCCAGACCGTGCCGTCGTTTTTGCTGGTGATCGTCATCGTGGCCATCGGCAACCCGACACTTGGGATCATCGCGCTGGCGATCGGCATCTCCTCATGGCCAACGGTCGCACGGCTGGTGCGCGCCGAATTCCGTACCCTGCGCGAAGCCGACTTCGTCACCGCCGCCCGCAGCCTGGGCTTCAGCAACAGCTCGATCATCCTGCGCGAAATCCTGCCCAACGCCCTTGCGCCACTGGTGGTCACCACCTCGATCCTGATCGCCCAGGCGATTCTGGTGGAAGCCGGACTGGCCTTTCTGGGCATGAGCGACCCGAATCAAGCCAGTTGGGGCGCCATGCTCGGCAGCGGTCGTGAACAGATCGCCAGCGGCTGGTACCTGACCGCCCTGCCGGGGCTGGCAATCATCTTCGTGGTGCTGGCCCTCAACCTTCTGGGCGACGGTCTCAACGACGCCCTCAACCCTCGCCTGCGACGGTATATCCCATGA